In Rhodovulum sulfidophilum DSM 1374, the following are encoded in one genomic region:
- a CDS encoding quaternary amine ABC transporter ATP-binding protein: MSDDVKIAIRRLYKIFGADPQSVLPMARSGMDKAELLETHHHVLGLRDINVDMRAGEVTVIMGLSGSGKSTLIRHLNRLIEPTAGEVIVDGEDVLAYDEASLRELRRVRMSMVFQKFALLPHHTVLENAGTPLEVRGQPRSAWEGEARQWLNRVGLEGQDNQYPHQLSGGMQQRVGIARALTSNADIMLMDEAFSALDPLIRTDMQDLLLELQAELHKTVVFITHDLDEALKLADHLVILKDGEIVQQGEPQEILMHPNDPYIIDFISDINRARVLRVRSVMQRSEAPQSGPVGEVDADDNLESVIALSGGDTSLSYRVMRGGKQVGILSVKDLVRALVPTEASDAGVRARAG; encoded by the coding sequence ATGAGTGACGATGTCAAGATTGCGATCCGCCGTCTCTACAAGATCTTCGGCGCCGACCCGCAATCGGTTCTGCCGATGGCACGGTCCGGGATGGACAAGGCCGAGTTGCTGGAGACCCATCACCATGTGCTGGGCCTGAGGGACATCAATGTCGACATGCGGGCCGGCGAGGTGACGGTGATCATGGGGCTGTCGGGCTCGGGCAAATCGACCCTGATCCGCCACCTGAACCGTCTGATCGAGCCCACGGCGGGCGAGGTCATCGTCGATGGCGAGGACGTGCTGGCCTATGACGAGGCCAGCCTGCGCGAGCTGCGCCGCGTGCGGATGTCGATGGTGTTCCAGAAATTCGCTCTGCTGCCGCACCATACCGTGCTGGAAAACGCGGGCACGCCGCTCGAGGTCCGGGGCCAGCCCCGCTCGGCCTGGGAGGGCGAGGCGCGGCAATGGCTGAACCGGGTCGGGCTCGAGGGTCAGGACAACCAGTACCCGCACCAGCTGTCGGGCGGCATGCAGCAGCGGGTGGGCATCGCCCGCGCGCTGACCTCGAATGCCGATATCATGCTGATGGACGAGGCCTTCTCGGCGCTCGATCCGCTGATCCGGACCGACATGCAGGACCTGTTGCTGGAGCTGCAGGCCGAGCTGCACAAGACCGTGGTCTTCATCACCCACGATCTCGACGAGGCGCTGAAGCTGGCCGATCATCTGGTGATCCTGAAGGATGGCGAGATCGTGCAGCAGGGCGAGCCGCAAGAGATCCTGATGCATCCGAACGACCCCTACATCATCGACTTCATCTCCGACATCAACCGCGCCCGGGTGCTGCGGGTGCGCTCGGTGATGCAGCGCAGCGAGGCGCCGCAATCGGGGCCCGTGGGCGAGGTCGATGCCGATGACAATCTGGAATCGGTGATCGCGCTGTCGGGCGGCGACACGTCGCTGTCCTACCGCGTGATGCGCGGCGGGAAGCAGGTGGGCATCCTGTCGGTCAAGGATCTGGTCCGGGCGCTGGTCCCGACCGAGGCCTCCGATGCGGGCGTCCGCGCCCGCGCCGGCTGA
- a CDS encoding ABC transporter permease: MASYDFIFDGLGLRDWCDGGASSAPMSMADLLGKARGSAEPAASIWDLPFPSMDALNHACPAFPQARELTKGLETGFLSIKDGLSVVLDPLTQPLSWALEGALWLFQTSPWWIMIPLILLVVRLVARSWGLVAFVGACIGFLAFINHYDYAMQTLAIIFVCAFICVLVGVPIGIAMSRSDTFQRIAIPILDMLQTLPPFVYLIPLIFLFSVTEPKLYGIAVIVYAIVPVVRLTNLGIRLVDKEVIEAADAFGMTKRQKLWGVQIPLALPNIMAGVNQTIMMSLAMVVIASMVSAPGLGVLVLRGIRNLELGVGLVSGLGIVLLAVMLDRVTKAALARVNAAQKQ, from the coding sequence ATGGCAAGCTACGATTTCATCTTTGACGGGCTCGGCCTGCGCGACTGGTGCGACGGCGGCGCATCCTCGGCGCCGATGTCGATGGCAGACCTGCTGGGCAAGGCCCGCGGATCGGCCGAGCCAGCCGCCTCGATCTGGGACCTGCCCTTCCCCTCGATGGACGCCCTCAACCACGCCTGTCCGGCCTTTCCGCAGGCCCGCGAGCTGACCAAGGGGCTCGAGACCGGGTTCCTGTCGATCAAGGACGGGCTCAGCGTCGTGCTCGACCCGCTGACCCAGCCGCTGAGCTGGGCGCTCGAAGGCGCGCTGTGGCTGTTCCAGACCTCGCCCTGGTGGATCATGATCCCGCTGATCCTCTTGGTCGTGCGCCTGGTCGCGCGGTCCTGGGGGCTGGTGGCCTTCGTGGGCGCCTGCATCGGCTTCCTGGCCTTCATCAACCATTACGACTACGCGATGCAGACGCTGGCGATCATCTTCGTCTGTGCCTTCATCTGCGTGCTGGTGGGGGTGCCCATCGGCATCGCCATGTCCCGAAGCGACACGTTCCAGCGGATCGCCATCCCGATCCTCGACATGCTGCAGACGCTGCCGCCCTTCGTCTACCTGATCCCGCTGATCTTCCTGTTCTCGGTGACCGAGCCCAAGCTTTACGGCATCGCGGTGATCGTCTACGCCATCGTGCCCGTGGTCCGGCTGACCAATCTGGGCATCCGGCTCGTCGACAAGGAGGTGATCGAGGCCGCCGATGCCTTCGGCATGACCAAACGCCAGAAGCTCTGGGGGGTACAGATCCCGCTGGCGCTGCCCAACATCATGGCCGGCGTCAACCAGACCATCATGATGAGCCTGGCCATGGTCGTGATCGCCTCGATGGTCTCGGCACCGGGTCTGGGCGTGCTGGTGCTGCGCGGCATCCGCAACCTCGAACTGGGCGTGGGTCTCGTCTCGGGGCTCGGGATCGTGCTGCTCGCGGTGATGCTCGACCGCGTCACCAAGGCCGCGCTTGCCCGCGTCAACGCGGCACAGAAACAATGA